The genomic region AATGCAGATGCGAAAGCCGCAGTAAAGCTCGAATCGATGGTCTGCGGAATGTGCTCTTCTACTATTGAGAACGAGATCTCAAGGCTGGATGGTGTTGTGAATATTGAGATTGATGAAGAAAAGAAGATAGGGGTTTTTACTTATAAAGCTTCCGTCATCGATCTATCCCAGATAGAGCAAGCTATTGCTAAACTGGGCTATAGCGCCAACGATACAGAGGCTGACCTTGAAGCGTATGAAGCACTCGCTTCGTGCTGCCAGATTGGATCGAAATAGTCAGATACTAATTAAAACACCCTCATTTCAAAACATAGATCCAAGGGGGATAGTGTATGTTTGAAAAAGACCTCCTGAAAAATAAGACAGTCATTGTCACCGGTGGTGGCACCGGCTTGGGGAAATCTATGGCAAGACAGTTCGGTGAGTTGGGTGCGAAACTCAGCATATGTAGCCGTAGGAAAGAGGTTATTGATGCGGCAGCTCAGGAGCTAAGAGAAACAGGAGCGGAAGTACTGGGACTGCAATGTGATGTTCGCAGCGGTGAGGATGTGCAACGGATGGTTGATGAAACTGTATCAAAACTCGGTCCTGTCAATGTCTTATTGAATAATGCTGCGGGTAACTTCATTAGTCCCACGGAAAGACTTTCTGAGAATGCTTTCCGTACAGTTGTGGACATCGTGCTAACTGGTTCGTTTAATTG from Candidatus Neomarinimicrobiota bacterium harbors:
- a CDS encoding copper chaperone; this encodes MMKKLVLVFFIFLVAFACSNADAKAAVKLESMVCGMCSSTIENEISRLDGVVNIEIDEEKKIGVFTYKASVIDLSQIEQAIAKLGYSANDTEADLEAYEALASCCQIGSK